The genomic DNA GTCCCTTGATACCTTTGTGGACAATCTCCATTCAAGGGGGTGGGGCGGGACGTGTTTCACATTGAACATCAACTTTGGCAGGCTTCTGACGCGTCTCGGGTTTGAATGCCACTTTGTACGTGTCAAGCCCGGTCATCTCGGTCTGATGGTCACCATCGACGGCAGGAAACTATATGTCGATGTAGGGTATGGATCCCCCATCATGAAGCCGATCGAGCTTGAGTCCAGACAAAAGCACATCCTCCATGGATTCGGTGAAGAGATCATCTTCTCGAAGAAGGACCATGTCGAGTTCGAAATCGACAGGCGCTCCAATGGGAAATCGTTCGTAAAAAAAGTGATCGAATGGGTGCCCCTTAATGAGGAAGAGCTTGTACCGGATATCGAAGCTTCCTATGCCGATACGGACGAAAATGTCACGATGAGGAGGATCACTGCGGTCCGCTTCCAAGGCAATCAATGCTACTTCCTCAGGAACCGGTCCCTGAAGGTCATGACCTACCGGAATATCCGCGAATATCAAATGAAGGACTTTGAAAAATGGAAGGAAATCATCCAGGAAGTGTATCAATTCGATTCCTTGGCTCTCCGTGATTCAATCCGCTTCCTTGAAGACAGGAAGATCGATCTTTTTCCGTGACAATCCTCCACACATTGACAATTCATTAGATTTTTCTTTTGAAAAGAGGTATGATATTGTGCGTCGGGTCAGATGCCCAAATGAATATTTCGGACGTATATGTGTATGATGGTACTAGTGGAAACGAACAGACTTATGGAATTCAAATAAGATTAGGATGATGATGGATGAAACGAGCAAGAATTATATATAATCCTACTTCCGGGAGGGAGCTCTTCAAGAAGCATCTTGCCGAAGTACTGATCAAGCTGGAACAGGCAGGTTACGAAACCTCTGTCCATGCAACGATCTGTGAAGGGGATGCAACAAAGGCTGCTCAGATCGCCGTGGAGCGGCGTTATGATATCGTGGTGGCTGCAGGCGGGGACGGCACGCTCAATGAAGTCGTGAACGGTCTTGCCGAACAGGACTACCGTCCCAAGCTTGGGATCGTCCCTATGGGAACGACGAATGACTTTGCCAGGGCCCTCCATATTCCGAGGGATATCAGTTCTGCCATCGATATCATCACGAAGGGCGAGTCGATACCGGTCGATATCGGACGTATGAATGATCGCTACTTCATCAATATCGCAGGTGGCGGAAGGATCACGGAACTTACATATGAAGTGCCGAGCAAGCTGAAGACGATGATCGGACAGCTCGCCTATTACTTGAAAGGCATCGAAATGCTCCCTTCCATCAAGCCGACCGATGTATCGATCGAGTATGACGGGAAACTGTTCGAAGGGGAAGCGATGCTGTTTTTGATCGGTCTGACAAACTCTGTCGGCGGCTTTGAGAAGCTTGCCCCGGATGCGTCGATCAATGATGGATTATTCTCTTTGTTGATACTGAAAAAGACCAACCTGGCAGAATTCATCCGGATTGCGTCCATGGCCCTAAGAGGGGATCATGTCAAGGATCCGCACGTCATTTATACGCAGGCCAACCGCATCAAGATCAAGGCGAAGGAAAAAGTGCAGCTGAACGTAGACGGCGAGCTCGGTGGTGTCCTTCCAGCCGAATTCGAGAATCTTTACCGCCATCTCCAGGTGTTTGTCCCGTTAGATAAGATCCGACCGGAAGACAAGGCACTGTGATGAAGAATTAAAAAACCGGATGACCATTGCGATTTCAATCGAAATGCATGGAATCCGGTTTTTTGTCGTGATCCGTTATTCTTCTACATGAGGACGACCAGATAAAAGACGACCGGGAAGCCGATCAGGAAAATCCATCCGATCTGCTGCTTATGACGAAAAGGGACCTTCCGGACGACCCATGAAAGGATGTGGGCGGCCATGACGTAGAAGAAAACCCAGATAAGCTGGCTGACTACGAAAACGAAAAGGTAGGCGAGTATGGTTTCCGATTTCAACAGGAGCGAAACGCCGAATCCGAATGTCAGGACGAGGAATGTCAGGCCTATCAGTATGTATGGGAGCCACCAGCTGCGGGTCTTCAGGGTGAGGAATACCCCTATCAGGACGTTCATGAGCAAGATCATATTTACAAGAAATTCTTCATTCATAGTATCTACCTACTTTGTTCCGGCACGATGCTGGTTTCTACCTACCACCATTCCCCTTGAGCGGTGAAGGTAAACGAGTCAGGAATTGACAGACTTTCCACTGAAAAGCCCTAGGGGATGGGGTTCATCGCCCTCATATTCTCGTAAATCCGGCTTCCGGTCAATAGGAATTGTTTCCTGACTAATACCTCGTGTGGTACAGTGTATGAAACAAGTACGACCAATGAGCCATGAAAGGGTGAGGGCCATGTATATCGTTCATTCAACATTCAATGTTCCGCCGGAAAAAGCCGATGAAGTCATCTCCATCTACCAAAATCGTTCCGGACTGGTGGATCAGGCGGAAGGATTTCAGCGCTTCCTGCTTTTGCAAAATGAGAAGAAGTCTGGGGAAATAACAGTACATATGGAATGGGATACAAAGAAACATTTCCTGACTTGGGTTCAGGGGGAAGATTTCAAGAGGATTCATGAGCTTGAGAAGAAATACCCGGATCAGGGGCTTGCTGCCATCGTGCCATCCATCGATAAGTTCAAGGTGGTGGCATACTGATGCAGGACCAACTCTTGATTGATGATGTCGTGGAAAAGCTATATAAGCGTTATCCGGAACTTCAGGATCGTTTCGGTGAAGAAGGGCGGAGAAAGTGCCGGGAGGACAATGTCCACCATTTCAACTATCTACAATCGGCTGCGGATGTGGGGGAAGAGAAGGTTTTCGTCGACTACGCCGTTTGGTTGAACAGCGTCCTGGTGAGCAGAGGCATGAAACCAGACCATCTGATCGATAATTTTGTCTGCATCCAGGAAGCGATCGAAGAAGGGGAGGGCGACGAGCGTTTCATCTCCTATCTGCAGGCGGCCATCCGGTCCATCCGTCCGGGGATGAAGGCTGAAACCCCTTCCTAATTTCGTCCCGCGGACGTGTTTATGGTACAATCATGAGATGAAATCTGAAAAGGAAGATCGACATGAAAAGAATAGTACCCATTACAAAAAATGAATATATAGAAGATGCACGATTCGAGGATTTGACCCATGATGGAAATGGCGTGACAAAAGTGGAGGGGTTCCCGATTTTCGTGCCGGACGCCCTTCCTGGGGAAACCGGTCGCGTCAAAGTTGTGAAGGTCGGAAAAGGCTTCGGATTCGGGCGCCTGGTGGAAAGGCACAGTGACAGTCCCTTCAGGCAGGAGCCTCCCTGTCCGATCTATTCGGAATGTGGCGGGTGCCAAATCCAGCATATGACGTATGACGGGCAGCTTCAGGCAAAAGAAAAGAACGTCCGCGATGTCCTCGAGAGAATCGGGAAGCTTCGCGATCTCCCTGTCCATCCTGTCCTTGGTATGGAAGATCCGTGGCGTTACCGTAACAAGGCACAGGTACCCGTCGGGCTTCAAGATGGCAGGTTGGTGGCCGGATTCTATCAGAAGCGAAGCCATGAAATCATTGATATGGATCACTGCATCATCCAGTACGAGAAGAATGATGAAGTGATCCAGAAGGTGAAGGATCTATGCGCAGACCTCGGGATCCAGCCTTATAATGAACAGTCTCATAAGGGTGTCCTCCGTCATATCATGACGAGGACCGCATTCACCACGGGTGAAGTCATGGTGGTCATTGTCACGCGGACCAAAGATCTTCCTCATAAAGAGACCTTGATCAAGGGGCTCACCGAATCGTTCAGCGGTTTGAAATCCATCGTCCACAATGTTAACGGCAAACGGACGAATGTGATTATGGGGGACGACACCCGGGTGCTCTGGGGAGAAGAAGTCATCCATGACAGCATCGGGGATGTGAAGTTCGCCATCTCGGCACGGTCATTCTATCAGGTGAATCCCGAGCAGACCAAGGTCCTTTATGATCAGGCTTTGGCATTTGCCGACCTGCAGGGAGAAGAAACAGTCATCGATGCCTACTGCGGAATCGGTACCATTTCATTATTCCTTGCGCAGAAGGCGAAGAAAGTGTATGGAGTGGAAATTGTCCCTCAGGCCATCGAGGATGCGCGGAAGAATGCGGCGTTGAACGGGATGGATAATGTAGAATTCGAGGCAGGTCCCGCCGAAGTCGTCATTCCTTCCTGGTATGAGAAGGGCATCAAAGCCGATGTCCTAGTCGTCGACCCTCCACGTAAAGGCTGCGATGAAGCACTCTTGAACACCATCCTTTCCATGAAGCCGAAGAAGGTGGTCTACGTGTCCTGCAACCCCGCCACCCTGGCAAGGGATCTGAAGATCCTTGAAGCAGGTGGCTACCGGACGAAAGAGGTACAGCCTGTGGATATGTTCCCGCAAACGATGCATTGCGAAGCCGTCGCGCGTATTGAATGGGAAGGGGACCCCCATGTATCTGACGATTGAAGAAACAGCAGAGTATCTTTCCCTCCCTGTCGCCTATATCGAAAGCCTCATCCTTGAACGGAAGGTCCGGGCTGTACACGATGGAGAGCGGTATTTGATCTATAAAGAGCAATTCACCCATCATCTTGAACAGATGGAGAAGATGAAGCGTCAGCTTGCCGAGTATTGGAATGAGCCGATACCGGAAGACCCTGATGTGAAAGACGAGGACTGACAGGTCCTAAGATAGGAGCAGTGAACATGAACGGACAACAGCGTGTGAATATCAAACCGGGTATCGAAGTGGATATCGTCCTGAAGAAAGATCAGCGCTCCGGTGCGTTGACCAGGGGGATCGTCAAAGATATCCTGACCAATTCGCCTCAGCATCCGCACGGCATCAAGGTCCGCCTGCAAGACGGACAAGTGGGTCGCGTGAAACAGATCATAACGGAATAAACAAAAGCGTCCTTCGTTTTGAAGGGCGCTTTTGCTGTCTTCACACGTATTTCAGGGAGATTCCCTGTCTGAGTTCTCTCAGCTGCCTTTCACGCCGTAGATACAGCCTCTGGGCTTCCTCATGGGTGATGGGGGCAAATCTCAATTCATCGCCAGGCTTCGCCTGGGCGACCCGCGGCAAATCGATGGAAGCGACCTCGGCGATCCTTGGGTATCCCCCTGTGGTCTGCCTATCGGCAAGGAGCACGATGGGCTGGCCGTCAGGAGGTACTTGGATGGTCCCGGTTGTGACGGCTTCAGAAATCATATCCCGGTGAGTTTCGGTCTGAAGGGCGGGTCCCGATAAGCGGCAGCCCATCCGGTCCGACCGGGGA from Rossellomorea marisflavi includes the following:
- a CDS encoding arylamine N-acetyltransferase, whose translation is MHAVANYVEFLHMKIEKPTLNYLQRLIGQHLLKIPYETFSKFHYFNSGETYVPSLDTFVDNLHSRGWGGTCFTLNINFGRLLTRLGFECHFVRVKPGHLGLMVTIDGRKLYVDVGYGSPIMKPIELESRQKHILHGFGEEIIFSKKDHVEFEIDRRSNGKSFVKKVIEWVPLNEEELVPDIEASYADTDENVTMRRITAVRFQGNQCYFLRNRSLKVMTYRNIREYQMKDFEKWKEIIQEVYQFDSLALRDSIRFLEDRKIDLFP
- a CDS encoding diacylglycerol kinase — translated: MKRARIIYNPTSGRELFKKHLAEVLIKLEQAGYETSVHATICEGDATKAAQIAVERRYDIVVAAGGDGTLNEVVNGLAEQDYRPKLGIVPMGTTNDFARALHIPRDISSAIDIITKGESIPVDIGRMNDRYFINIAGGGRITELTYEVPSKLKTMIGQLAYYLKGIEMLPSIKPTDVSIEYDGKLFEGEAMLFLIGLTNSVGGFEKLAPDASINDGLFSLLILKKTNLAEFIRIASMALRGDHVKDPHVIYTQANRIKIKAKEKVQLNVDGELGGVLPAEFENLYRHLQVFVPLDKIRPEDKAL
- a CDS encoding antibiotic biosynthesis monooxygenase family protein — encoded protein: MYIVHSTFNVPPEKADEVISIYQNRSGLVDQAEGFQRFLLLQNEKKSGEITVHMEWDTKKHFLTWVQGEDFKRIHELEKKYPDQGLAAIVPSIDKFKVVAY
- the rlmD gene encoding 23S rRNA (uracil(1939)-C(5))-methyltransferase RlmD, which gives rise to MKRIVPITKNEYIEDARFEDLTHDGNGVTKVEGFPIFVPDALPGETGRVKVVKVGKGFGFGRLVERHSDSPFRQEPPCPIYSECGGCQIQHMTYDGQLQAKEKNVRDVLERIGKLRDLPVHPVLGMEDPWRYRNKAQVPVGLQDGRLVAGFYQKRSHEIIDMDHCIIQYEKNDEVIQKVKDLCADLGIQPYNEQSHKGVLRHIMTRTAFTTGEVMVVIVTRTKDLPHKETLIKGLTESFSGLKSIVHNVNGKRTNVIMGDDTRVLWGEEVIHDSIGDVKFAISARSFYQVNPEQTKVLYDQALAFADLQGEETVIDAYCGIGTISLFLAQKAKKVYGVEIVPQAIEDARKNAALNGMDNVEFEAGPAEVVIPSWYEKGIKADVLVVDPPRKGCDEALLNTILSMKPKKVVYVSCNPATLARDLKILEAGGYRTKEVQPVDMFPQTMHCEAVARIEWEGDPHVSDD
- a CDS encoding excisionase family DNA-binding protein — its product is MYLTIEETAEYLSLPVAYIESLILERKVRAVHDGERYLIYKEQFTHHLEQMEKMKRQLAEYWNEPIPEDPDVKDED
- a CDS encoding YwbE family protein, encoding MNGQQRVNIKPGIEVDIVLKKDQRSGALTRGIVKDILTNSPQHPHGIKVRLQDGQVGRVKQIITE